A region of Actinomycetota bacterium DNA encodes the following proteins:
- a CDS encoding L-threonylcarbamoyladenylate synthase produces MSTPLDPFDSGSGEGEPTPSDGLDWDAITASVRAALSGELVVLATDTVYGIAARPDDGSATGKIFTAKARDRARTLPVLVASEEQARRVGVFDAVAERLVGSVWPGTVTLVLRRSPAALGWDLGGDAETVGLRIPDHPACRAVLHRSGPLAVSSANRSGRPTPRTCSEVHDVFGDEVAAYLCDRGRSAVSASTVVDLAHGKPTVLRAGTFDPERLAALLNG; encoded by the coding sequence GTGAGCACGCCGTTGGATCCGTTCGACTCCGGTTCGGGGGAGGGGGAGCCGACGCCGTCCGACGGGCTCGACTGGGACGCGATCACCGCATCGGTGCGGGCCGCCCTCTCGGGAGAGCTCGTCGTGCTCGCGACCGACACCGTGTACGGGATCGCGGCCCGGCCCGATGACGGGAGCGCGACCGGCAAGATCTTCACCGCGAAGGCGCGAGACCGAGCCCGCACGCTGCCGGTGCTCGTGGCCTCCGAGGAGCAAGCCCGGAGGGTCGGCGTGTTCGACGCCGTGGCCGAGCGGCTCGTGGGCAGCGTGTGGCCCGGAACGGTCACCCTCGTGCTGCGGCGATCGCCCGCGGCCCTCGGATGGGATCTGGGGGGCGACGCCGAGACCGTGGGCCTGCGCATCCCCGATCATCCCGCCTGCCGGGCGGTTCTCCACCGGAGCGGGCCGCTCGCGGTGAGCAGTGCGAACCGTTCCGGGCGGCCCACGCCCCGGACGTGTTCGGAGGTTCACGACGTCTTCGGGGACGAGGTGGCCGCGTACCTGTGCGACCGGGGGCGCTCGGCGGTGTCGGCCTCGACCGTCGTCGATCTCGCCCACGGCAAGCCCACGGTG
- the prmC gene encoding peptide chain release factor N(5)-glutamine methyltransferase, translating to MRRWVRDELERSGVDQADATADLLVCHTLGSDRATIATRTAPMSREEEERLTDLLERRTDGTPVQLLIGSQRFRSLDLAVRAGVFVPRPETESLVDHALSLVEGVEAPVAVDVGTGTGAIALAIAVERPDARIVATDLAPEAVDLARENARVLGLELEVVGGDRFEPVDPALQGRVDLVVSNPPYVETASVTELPVEVRADPPLALLGGPDQIATLADEAAAWLRPGGGIALEIGEEQADTVTTALQRHFADVVVRDDLAGRPRFVLGRRR from the coding sequence GTGCGCCGCTGGGTCCGTGACGAGCTCGAGCGGTCCGGTGTCGATCAGGCCGATGCGACGGCAGACCTCCTCGTCTGTCACACGCTCGGATCCGACCGCGCGACGATCGCCACGCGCACCGCCCCGATGTCCCGCGAGGAGGAGGAGCGGCTCACCGATCTCCTCGAGCGGCGTACGGACGGGACACCGGTCCAGCTCCTGATCGGGAGCCAGCGTTTCCGGTCGCTCGACCTGGCGGTCCGGGCCGGTGTGTTCGTCCCACGACCCGAGACCGAGTCGCTCGTCGACCACGCGCTGAGCCTCGTGGAGGGCGTCGAGGCGCCCGTCGCCGTCGACGTCGGGACGGGAACCGGGGCGATCGCCCTCGCGATCGCGGTGGAGCGCCCGGATGCGCGGATAGTGGCTACCGACCTGGCCCCCGAGGCGGTGGATCTGGCGAGGGAGAACGCGCGAGTGCTCGGGCTCGAGCTCGAGGTGGTCGGGGGCGATCGGTTCGAACCCGTGGATCCGGCGCTGCAGGGCCGGGTCGACCTCGTCGTGAGCAATCCCCCCTACGTGGAGACGGCCTCGGTGACCGAGCTCCCGGTCGAGGTGCGCGCGGATCCGCCCCTCGCGCTGCTCGGGGGTCCGGATCAGATCGCGACGCTTGCCGACGAGGCAGCCGCGTGGCTGCGCCCCGGAGGAGGGATCGCGCTCGAGATCGGGGAGGAGCAGGCCGACACGGTGACGACCGCTCTGCAGCGACACTTCGCCGACGTGGTCGTCCGCGACGACCTCGCCGGGCGTCCCCGCTTCGTCCTCGGACGGCGCCGGTGA
- the prfA gene encoding peptide chain release factor 1: MASDAATDFEDRLLEIEQRFEDVQRQMSAPDVAADPDRLRNLGRTFSELRDVVEPYRAYRAALEQAGEARELAEADADREMVAYLKEEAERADETARALREELELALIPKDPDDGRDLLLEIRAGAGGQEAALWAGDLFEMYRRYAELHKWKTEVLSSSPSDVGGFKEVVLEVRGADANSHLKWESGVHRVQRVPATESAGRIHTSTATVAVMPVAEEVDVEVRSEDLKVDVYRASGPGGQGVNTTDSAVRITHLPTGIVVSCQEERSQLQNREKAMRYLRARLYQQAIEERQKEEAETRRSMVGTGERAEKIRTYNFPESRVTDHRIKVTSHQLQDVLGGDLDGFADALVAADRTRRLADGTTG, from the coding sequence ATGGCCTCCGACGCCGCGACCGACTTCGAAGATCGCCTGCTCGAGATCGAGCAGCGGTTCGAGGACGTCCAGCGGCAGATGTCCGCTCCCGACGTTGCCGCAGATCCCGATCGGCTCCGAAACCTCGGTCGCACCTTCTCCGAGCTCCGCGACGTCGTCGAGCCCTACCGCGCCTACCGGGCGGCGCTCGAGCAGGCCGGCGAGGCACGGGAGCTGGCCGAGGCGGACGCCGACCGGGAGATGGTCGCCTATCTCAAGGAGGAAGCCGAGCGGGCCGACGAGACCGCGCGTGCGCTCCGAGAGGAGCTCGAGCTCGCGCTGATCCCGAAGGATCCCGACGACGGGAGGGATCTGCTGCTCGAGATCCGCGCCGGCGCCGGAGGGCAGGAGGCCGCGTTGTGGGCCGGGGACCTGTTCGAGATGTATCGACGGTACGCGGAGCTTCACAAGTGGAAGACCGAAGTGCTGTCGAGCTCGCCTTCGGACGTCGGAGGGTTCAAGGAAGTGGTTCTCGAGGTTCGGGGAGCCGACGCCAATTCCCATCTGAAGTGGGAGTCGGGCGTCCACCGGGTTCAGCGCGTCCCTGCGACCGAGTCGGCCGGGCGGATCCACACATCGACCGCCACGGTCGCGGTGATGCCGGTCGCCGAGGAGGTCGATGTCGAGGTGCGTTCCGAAGACCTGAAGGTCGACGTCTATCGCGCCAGCGGTCCGGGTGGCCAGGGGGTCAACACGACCGACTCGGCGGTACGGATCACCCACCTGCCGACCGGGATCGTCGTTTCGTGTCAAGAGGAACGTTCCCAGCTGCAGAACCGGGAGAAGGCGATGCGCTACCTGCGGGCGCGCCTGTATCAGCAGGCGATCGAAGAGCGACAGAAGGAGGAGGCGGAGACGCGCCGATCCATGGTCGGCACGGGGGAGCGCGCGGAGAAGATCCGCACCTACAACTTCCCGGAGAGCCGGGTGACCGACCATCGCATCAAGGTCACGTCCCATCAGCTCCAGGACGTGCTCGGTGGGGATCTGGACGGGTTCGCCGACGCCCTGGTCGCCGCCGATCGAACACGCCGCCTCGCGGACGGCACCACCGGCTGA
- a CDS encoding DivIVA domain-containing protein has translation MTPTELDVPLSPSAEQIRRRMFASVRRGFDPEQVRDYLEQIAGQVEKLEKDLKDARMQAETASADVSSPAQASAQPATVSRDADPYEDLSARMAGLLRSADEQAQRILRESKEESAKVLAQARGEADRVRTDAQARAEQARSEGEQALSRAREEADRALSGLASRREVMIGQLQEMQGRLLEVARELETAIDRNEPVDLPQVPSVSPGSPSSSTTVSGSTDAPADTSPAPGSSAAPGSGADPIDPRYEDLWSSGSGETVDLNLTDLGDLDLNLGEDSPGEQRRS, from the coding sequence ATGACACCCACTGAACTCGATGTTCCGCTCTCGCCGAGCGCCGAGCAGATCCGCCGCCGGATGTTCGCTTCGGTCCGCCGGGGATTCGACCCCGAGCAGGTCCGTGACTACCTCGAACAGATCGCCGGGCAGGTCGAGAAGCTCGAGAAAGACCTGAAAGACGCGAGGATGCAGGCCGAGACCGCGTCCGCCGACGTGTCCTCGCCCGCGCAGGCGTCTGCCCAGCCCGCGACGGTGTCCCGTGACGCCGATCCGTACGAGGACCTCAGTGCCCGCATGGCGGGGCTGCTTCGATCGGCCGACGAGCAAGCGCAACGGATCCTTCGCGAGTCGAAGGAGGAGTCCGCCAAGGTCCTCGCGCAGGCCAGGGGCGAAGCGGATCGTGTTCGTACCGATGCGCAGGCTCGCGCCGAGCAGGCGCGCTCCGAAGGAGAGCAGGCGCTCAGCAGGGCCCGCGAAGAGGCGGATCGCGCCCTTTCGGGACTCGCCTCGCGTCGCGAGGTCATGATCGGTCAGCTGCAGGAGATGCAAGGCCGCCTGCTGGAGGTCGCCCGCGAGCTCGAGACCGCGATCGATCGCAACGAGCCCGTCGATCTGCCGCAGGTGCCGTCGGTCTCTCCCGGTTCGCCGTCGTCCAGCACGACGGTGAGCGGATCGACCGACGCCCCAGCCGACACCTCGCCGGCGCCGGGGTCGTCCGCGGCTCCGGGGTCCGGTGCGGATCCGATCGATCCGCGCTACGAGGATCTCTGGTCGTCCGGCAGTGGGGAGACCGTCGATCTCAACCTGACCGACCTCGGCGACCTCGACCTGAACCTCGGTGAGGATTCGCCGGGCGAGCAACGCCGCTCCTAG
- a CDS encoding DUF1385 domain-containing protein, producing MTDSPDRPLGGTTAPPPKDHFYGGQALIEGVMMRGRDIWAIAVRKPEGDLYIESHAIESVVAKRPILGKPFFRGIIVLVQSLRIGFRALMISARVSSPEEVQLSSTAMGFSMVIAILLFLGLFIAFPAALFGWVGDRVGSGVWTSVAEGVFRVLLFLGYLLIIGQTKDIRRVFQFHGAEHKTIAAYEHDEPLEPERVDRYSTLHVRCGTNFLLIVMVLTILVFAFFGSPPIPWRILSRIVAIPLIAGFAYEMLRLGARFPNSWVMKALMTPGLWLQKITTKPPTIDQIDVAIASFNEVLRREGGGAEPVDGRVPVPGSISPDPPPGLAPPPSEQSPDPDGAASGPAGSPDRG from the coding sequence ATGACCGACTCGCCCGACCGGCCGCTCGGTGGAACGACCGCGCCACCCCCGAAGGATCACTTCTACGGTGGGCAGGCCCTGATCGAGGGTGTCATGATGCGCGGCCGCGACATCTGGGCCATCGCCGTGCGCAAGCCCGAGGGCGATCTGTACATCGAGTCGCACGCGATCGAGTCCGTCGTCGCCAAGCGCCCGATCCTCGGCAAGCCGTTCTTCCGCGGCATCATCGTCCTCGTGCAGTCGCTGCGGATCGGATTCCGGGCGCTCATGATCAGCGCGCGCGTGTCCTCACCCGAAGAGGTCCAGCTGTCGTCGACCGCGATGGGTTTTTCGATGGTCATCGCGATCCTGTTGTTCCTCGGATTGTTCATCGCGTTCCCCGCGGCCCTGTTCGGCTGGGTCGGCGATCGCGTGGGGTCGGGGGTATGGACGAGTGTGGCCGAGGGCGTGTTCCGCGTGTTGCTGTTCCTCGGGTACCTCCTGATCATCGGGCAGACGAAGGACATCCGGCGCGTGTTCCAGTTCCACGGCGCTGAACACAAGACGATCGCGGCCTACGAGCACGATGAGCCGCTCGAACCCGAGCGCGTCGATCGCTACTCGACGCTCCATGTCCGTTGCGGCACGAACTTCCTGCTGATCGTGATGGTCCTGACGATCCTGGTCTTCGCCTTCTTCGGCAGCCCGCCGATCCCCTGGCGGATCCTGTCCCGGATCGTCGCGATCCCGTTGATCGCAGGGTTCGCCTACGAGATGCTCCGGCTCGGCGCGCGCTTCCCGAACTCCTGGGTGATGAAGGCCCTGATGACGCCGGGTCTATGGTTGCAGAAGATCACGACGAAGCCGCCGACGATCGACCAGATCGACGTCGCGATCGCTTCGTTCAACGAGGTCCTGCGCCGCGAAGGTGGCGGAGCCGAACCCGTCGACGGTCGCGTGCCGGTCCCAGGATCGATCTCGCCCGACCCGCCCCCGGGCCTGGCCCCACCCCCGTCGGAGCAATCCCCGGACCCGGATGGCGCCGCGAGCGGACCGGCGGGGTCGCCCGACCGCGGCTGA
- the rpmE gene encoding 50S ribosomal protein L31, producing MKQGIHPEYHVTVVHCSCGNTFETRSTVEGKELRVELCSQCHPFYTGKQKLVDTGGRVERFQRRYAKQQAQQSSASTAPAAVDTADGDPGGEQG from the coding sequence ATGAAGCAGGGCATCCATCCCGAGTACCACGTGACGGTCGTCCACTGTTCGTGCGGGAACACGTTCGAGACGCGGTCGACCGTCGAAGGCAAGGAACTGCGCGTCGAGTTGTGCTCGCAGTGCCATCCCTTCTACACCGGCAAGCAGAAGCTGGTTGATACCGGCGGGCGCGTCGAGCGCTTCCAGCGCCGCTACGCCAAGCAACAGGCGCAACAGTCATCTGCGTCTACCGCTCCCGCGGCGGTCGACACCGCCGATGGGGATCCCGGCGGCGAGCAGGGCTGA
- the rho gene encoding transcription termination factor Rho — MDATTDRAALEGKVLPELQKIAGTLGIQGHQRLRKAGLIDAIIAERGGASDAAGNGPTADSRPATTRAASTNGEVETDNDTSDAGRRPPEDIDEGPSDTSENRDGDRGDDRGRGGRDRDRDRGTRNDRGDRNRGGSDRNQQGGQGGGQGAQAGQGGGNERRRRSREDRRRQREQRRAREQEDREEELQNAPIATGLLDILPEGYGFLRTSGYLPGSEDIYVSVSQVRRFALRKGDTVVGAVRRPKDGEKYSALLRIESVNELEPEAAKQRAAFEKLTPLFPEERFRLETGPTEVTGRIMDMVAPIGKGQRGMVVSPPKAGKTTVLKQIANGIIESDPETHVIVLLVDERPEEVTDWQRTVEAAEVVYSTFDKPADQHIQVTELVLERAKRLAEMGKDVAILLDSVTRLARAYNLAAPASGKILSGGVDSTALYPPKRFFGAARNIEQGGSLTIIASALVETGSRMDEVIFEEFKGTGNMELRLDRSLSEKRLFPAINVEASGTRKEDLLMATEELALVWRLRRVLHALDPAAAIELLTDKIRATKSNEQFLKEIAKAP, encoded by the coding sequence ATGGACGCAACGACCGATCGCGCAGCACTGGAGGGCAAGGTCCTTCCGGAGCTCCAGAAGATCGCCGGCACCCTCGGCATCCAGGGGCATCAGCGGCTGCGCAAGGCGGGCCTGATCGACGCGATCATCGCCGAACGGGGCGGTGCGAGCGACGCTGCCGGCAACGGGCCCACCGCGGATTCGCGGCCGGCGACGACCCGCGCGGCGTCCACGAACGGCGAGGTCGAGACCGACAACGACACGTCGGACGCCGGCCGCCGGCCGCCCGAGGACATCGACGAAGGTCCGTCGGACACGAGCGAGAACCGAGACGGCGATCGCGGCGACGACCGGGGGCGGGGTGGACGCGACCGTGATCGTGATCGTGGCACCCGCAACGACCGCGGCGATCGCAACCGAGGCGGCAGCGACCGGAACCAGCAGGGCGGCCAGGGCGGCGGTCAAGGCGCGCAGGCCGGGCAGGGCGGTGGGAACGAGCGCCGACGCCGCTCACGTGAGGATCGCCGGCGCCAGCGCGAGCAGCGGCGAGCCCGTGAGCAAGAGGACCGCGAGGAAGAGCTCCAGAACGCACCGATCGCGACCGGTCTGCTCGACATCCTCCCCGAGGGGTACGGGTTCCTGCGGACCTCCGGGTACCTCCCGGGATCGGAGGACATCTACGTCTCGGTCTCGCAGGTCCGTCGATTCGCGCTCCGCAAGGGCGACACGGTCGTCGGCGCGGTGCGGCGCCCGAAGGACGGAGAGAAGTACTCGGCGCTGCTCCGGATCGAGAGCGTGAACGAGCTCGAGCCGGAGGCCGCGAAGCAGCGTGCCGCGTTCGAGAAGCTCACGCCGCTGTTCCCCGAGGAGCGATTCCGGCTCGAGACGGGCCCGACCGAGGTGACCGGTCGCATCATGGACATGGTCGCGCCGATCGGGAAGGGCCAGCGCGGCATGGTCGTCTCGCCCCCGAAGGCGGGGAAGACGACCGTGCTCAAGCAGATCGCGAACGGGATCATCGAGTCCGACCCCGAGACCCACGTGATCGTCCTCCTCGTGGACGAGCGCCCCGAGGAGGTCACCGACTGGCAGCGAACCGTCGAGGCCGCGGAGGTCGTCTACTCCACCTTCGACAAGCCGGCCGATCAGCACATCCAGGTGACGGAACTGGTCCTCGAGCGGGCCAAGCGCCTCGCCGAGATGGGCAAGGACGTCGCGATCCTGCTCGACTCGGTCACCCGGCTCGCGCGCGCTTACAACCTCGCGGCACCGGCGTCGGGAAAGATCCTGTCCGGTGGTGTGGACTCGACGGCCCTGTATCCGCCGAAGCGATTCTTCGGTGCGGCGCGCAACATCGAGCAGGGCGGCTCGCTGACGATCATCGCGAGCGCGCTGGTCGAGACGGGCTCGCGGATGGACGAGGTGATCTTCGAGGAGTTCAAGGGCACCGGCAACATGGAACTGCGGCTCGACCGCAGCTTGTCGGAGAAGCGGCTGTTCCCCGCGATCAACGTCGAGGCCTCCGGAACGCGCAAGGAGGACCTCCTGATGGCAACCGAAGAGCTCGCGCTCGTGTGGCGACTCCGTCGTGTCCTCCACGCGCTGGACCCCGCCGCGGCGATCGAGTTGCTCACCGACAAGATCCGTGCCACGAAGTCGAACGAACAGTTCCTCAAGGAGATCGCGAAGGCGCCCTGA
- the fsa gene encoding fructose-6-phosphate aldolase, which yields MRLFLDTASIEEIREINRWGVLSGVTTNPTLVGAEKEDPDTVWKQILEEVKGDVSLETTETEAGPMYDQGVELAAKGDNAIVKVPMTPAGLEAGRRLTDGGIRVNVTLVFSPAQAILAAEIGAYIVSPFLGRIDDSASDGMHALRQICDIYAVQGYDTNVLAASLRHPMHIVDAASAGADIATMPYDVFTKLVKHPLTDIGLQRFGSDWAKLQQELKGES from the coding sequence ATGAGGCTGTTCCTCGACACCGCGTCGATCGAAGAGATCCGCGAGATCAACCGCTGGGGAGTGCTCTCCGGCGTGACGACGAACCCGACCCTCGTCGGGGCCGAGAAGGAGGATCCCGACACGGTCTGGAAGCAGATCCTCGAGGAGGTCAAGGGAGACGTCTCCCTCGAGACCACCGAGACCGAGGCGGGTCCGATGTACGACCAGGGTGTCGAACTCGCCGCGAAGGGTGACAACGCGATCGTGAAGGTCCCGATGACCCCCGCGGGTCTCGAGGCCGGGCGCCGGCTCACCGACGGGGGGATCCGGGTCAACGTGACGCTCGTCTTCTCGCCCGCGCAAGCGATCCTCGCGGCGGAGATCGGCGCCTACATCGTGTCGCCGTTCCTCGGCCGGATCGACGATTCAGCCAGCGACGGGATGCACGCGTTGCGCCAGATCTGCGACATCTACGCCGTGCAGGGCTACGACACGAACGTCCTCGCGGCGTCCCTGCGCCATCCGATGCACATCGTCGATGCGGCGAGCGCGGGCGCCGACATCGCGACGATGCCCTACGACGTCTTCACCAAGCTGGTGAAGCATCCGCTCACCGACATCGGACTCCAGCGGTTCGGGTCGGACTGGGCGAAGCTTCAGCAGGAACTGAAGGGAGAGTCCTGA
- a CDS encoding 2-phosphoglycerate kinase (catalyzes the formation of 2-phospho-D-glyceroyl phosphate from ATP and 2-phospho-D-glycerate), with translation MNEGRSTPQGTSAANHPAEGRASHILISDREHGLPYSKGLMASQVMVTGLSPVRAYQVAESVEQRLHGLGVPAVTSDELDAVCVEVISDVAGERYAANYRSWRQVEALDIPLVVLIGGATGVGKSTIATQLAARLGIVRVEATDSIREVMRALFSRELMPTLYTSSFEADAALREPPKGGSDAVVVGFREQTSAVSVGIEALLDRAAVEGTSLVIEGAHVVPGFFDLASRTERILAVPVIITVEDEEVHRSHFDARSMDVTMRPSNRYLSSFENIRRLQRYVKSQALSHGVPVIPNYNFDRSLAAVTDLIMRRTTERAVQVRGDDAGSAQPRAISGETSSSTRGVPGSQEAAGRTTDPQDRFRPPAPEPAQERPEDGNREPQVRHKERDPA, from the coding sequence ATGAACGAAGGACGATCGACACCGCAGGGAACGTCGGCTGCGAACCATCCGGCGGAAGGGCGCGCGTCCCACATCCTGATCTCCGACCGGGAGCACGGCCTGCCCTACTCGAAGGGGCTGATGGCGTCCCAGGTCATGGTGACCGGGTTGTCGCCCGTTCGCGCCTACCAGGTCGCCGAGTCCGTCGAGCAACGGCTCCACGGACTGGGGGTTCCCGCCGTCACGAGTGACGAGCTCGACGCCGTCTGCGTCGAGGTGATCTCGGACGTTGCGGGCGAGCGGTACGCCGCGAACTACCGCAGCTGGCGGCAGGTCGAGGCCCTCGACATCCCGCTCGTCGTGCTGATCGGTGGGGCGACCGGCGTCGGCAAGTCGACGATCGCGACGCAGCTGGCGGCGCGCCTCGGCATCGTTCGCGTGGAGGCCACCGACTCGATCCGCGAAGTGATGCGGGCTTTGTTCTCTCGCGAGCTGATGCCGACGCTGTACACGTCCTCCTTCGAAGCGGACGCGGCGCTCCGCGAGCCGCCCAAGGGTGGTTCGGACGCGGTGGTGGTCGGATTCCGCGAACAGACGTCGGCGGTGTCGGTCGGGATCGAGGCGTTGCTCGACCGTGCCGCGGTGGAGGGAACGAGCCTCGTGATCGAGGGAGCGCACGTCGTACCCGGTTTCTTCGACCTGGCATCCCGGACCGAACGGATCCTCGCCGTGCCCGTGATCATCACGGTCGAGGACGAGGAGGTGCACAGGAGCCACTTCGACGCCCGGTCGATGGACGTGACGATGCGCCCCTCCAACAGGTACCTTTCCAGCTTCGAGAACATCCGCCGGCTCCAGCGGTACGTGAAGAGCCAGGCACTCTCGCACGGGGTTCCCGTTATCCCCAACTACAATTTCGATCGGTCCCTCGCGGCGGTCACCGACCTCATCATGCGTCGGACAACCGAGCGAGCGGTACAGGTTCGAGGCGACGACGCGGGATCCGCGCAGCCTCGGGCGATCTCCGGCGAGACCTCGAGCTCGACACGAGGAGTCCCCGGGTCGCAGGAAGCGGCAGGTCGCACAACCGATCCGCAGGATCGGTTCCGTCCGCCGGCCCCGGAACCGGCACAGGAGCGACCGGAGGATGGGAACCGAGAACCACAGGTCCGGCACAAGGAAAGGGATCCGGCATGA
- a CDS encoding 2,3-diphosphoglycerate synthetase, with protein MRVLALVDGEHYPPVTRWGLATAGALGYDVLAALLLGGTEKVQPGQVPDLGEVEVEVLAGAPLGDGLRAAISRHRPDGILDLSDEPVLGSRERMELAAVALAAGVAYVGADFRLDPPIEGPPLPVASVAVIGTGKRSGKTAIAGAMAREADALGLDPVVIAMGRGGPTDPQVAERGSVTVELLLDLVRSGRHAASDYLEDALTSGVTTVGARRAGGGLGGRPFVSNVRPAVEIAMRRDPHLLVLEGSGSAMPPVPWDAGVLVVPGGAPEEVLGGYLGPLRLLLSDLVFFTMVENPNDGFGSLSALRSHVRRIRGDDLPIIVTDFRPVPLGDVRGRDVFLTTTASGPAAARQAERLGAEHGCRVVGYSARLADRAGLVEDLDGASDFEVLLTELKAAAVDVACEHARARGAEVQFVDNRAVAVDGDSDVTTALRETIESAGSRAVDRKQRS; from the coding sequence ATGCGCGTCCTCGCGCTCGTTGACGGTGAGCACTATCCGCCGGTGACCCGTTGGGGCTTGGCCACGGCCGGCGCCCTCGGTTACGACGTGCTCGCCGCGCTGCTGCTCGGTGGCACCGAGAAGGTCCAGCCGGGCCAGGTGCCCGATCTCGGCGAAGTCGAGGTCGAGGTGCTCGCAGGAGCTCCGCTCGGCGACGGGCTCCGCGCCGCGATCTCTCGGCATCGCCCCGACGGGATCCTGGATCTGTCCGACGAGCCCGTCCTCGGATCGCGAGAGCGGATGGAGCTGGCGGCGGTCGCGCTCGCTGCGGGTGTTGCCTACGTCGGGGCGGATTTCCGGCTCGATCCTCCGATCGAGGGCCCGCCGCTGCCGGTTGCGAGCGTGGCGGTGATCGGCACCGGGAAGCGAAGCGGGAAGACCGCGATCGCGGGTGCGATGGCCCGGGAGGCCGACGCGCTGGGTCTGGATCCGGTCGTGATCGCGATGGGGCGGGGCGGTCCCACCGACCCGCAGGTCGCGGAGCGGGGATCGGTCACCGTGGAGCTGCTCCTGGACCTGGTTCGGTCCGGGCGTCACGCGGCCTCGGACTACCTCGAGGATGCGTTGACCTCGGGGGTCACCACCGTCGGGGCGCGCAGGGCCGGGGGAGGGCTCGGGGGACGTCCCTTCGTCTCGAACGTACGGCCCGCGGTCGAGATCGCGATGCGTCGGGACCCCCACCTGCTCGTGCTCGAGGGCAGCGGCTCTGCGATGCCGCCGGTGCCCTGGGATGCCGGTGTGCTCGTCGTGCCCGGTGGGGCCCCCGAGGAGGTGCTCGGAGGATATCTCGGGCCGTTGCGCCTCTTGTTGTCGGACCTCGTTTTCTTTACGATGGTGGAGAACCCGAACGACGGGTTCGGTTCCCTCTCCGCGCTGCGCTCCCATGTCCGACGGATCCGTGGCGACGACCTTCCCATCATCGTCACCGACTTCCGGCCGGTCCCATTGGGCGACGTGCGGGGGCGGGACGTGTTCCTCACCACCACAGCCTCCGGGCCCGCGGCAGCCAGGCAAGCGGAACGGCTCGGTGCCGAGCACGGATGCCGAGTGGTGGGATACAGCGCTCGTCTGGCCGATCGGGCCGGGCTGGTGGAGGACCTGGACGGAGCATCAGACTTCGAGGTGCTACTCACCGAGTTGAAAGCCGCCGCCGTGGACGTTGCATGCGAGCACGCACGCGCACGGGGGGCTGAGGTCCAGTTCGTGGACAACCGTGCGGTCGCCGTCGATGGAGACTCGGACGTGACGACGGCGCTGCGCGAAACGATCGAGAGCGCCGGATCGCGCGCTGTGGACAGGAAGCAACGCTCATGA
- a CDS encoding metallophosphoesterase → MVTIAHISDPHVGSPYFVPNLMNRVIAELNELAPEAVVCTGDLTNEGYRQEYKSWLAYRERIEAPVHTILGNHDARNVGYLHFEELVGSRYWGVDVAGVRIVGVDSSEPDLNEGHVGRERYEWIRERFDAPAALKVFALHHHLLPIPGTGRERSTVADAGDLLEVLIASGVQVVLSGHKHVPYVWKLEDMFVANAGTVASLRLRGHTKPAYNVLEFEEDEVKIWRRQPFGGGRVIAHFSPSTGAQFHREIEAPVQRAATQPAGD, encoded by the coding sequence GTGGTCACGATCGCCCACATCTCCGACCCGCACGTCGGCTCTCCCTACTTCGTGCCGAACCTGATGAACCGCGTGATCGCCGAGCTCAACGAGCTGGCGCCTGAGGCGGTCGTCTGCACGGGCGACCTGACCAACGAGGGCTATCGGCAGGAGTACAAGAGCTGGCTCGCGTACCGCGAGCGGATAGAGGCGCCGGTCCACACGATCCTCGGCAACCACGATGCGCGCAACGTCGGGTACCTGCACTTCGAGGAGCTCGTGGGGTCCCGCTACTGGGGGGTCGACGTGGCCGGGGTGCGCATCGTCGGTGTGGACTCCAGTGAACCCGATCTGAACGAGGGGCATGTGGGGCGCGAGCGGTACGAGTGGATCCGCGAGCGTTTCGACGCGCCGGCCGCGCTCAAGGTCTTCGCGCTCCATCACCACCTGCTGCCGATCCCCGGCACGGGACGGGAGCGCAGCACCGTTGCCGATGCGGGGGATCTTCTGGAGGTGCTGATCGCCTCAGGCGTACAGGTCGTTCTCTCGGGCCATAAGCACGTCCCCTACGTCTGGAAGCTGGAGGACATGTTCGTCGCGAACGCGGGCACGGTGGCATCGCTCCGTCTGCGCGGCCACACCAAGCCGGCGTACAACGTCCTGGAGTTCGAGGAGGACGAGGTCAAGATCTGGCGGCGACAGCCGTTCGGCGGCGGGCGCGTGATCGCGCACTTCTCGCCATCGACCGGCGCCCAGTTCCACCGGGAGATCGAGGCTCCGGTGCAGCGCGCCGCCACCCAGCCCGCCGGCGACTGA